In the genome of Hirundo rustica isolate bHirRus1 chromosome 23, bHirRus1.pri.v3, whole genome shotgun sequence, the window AGTCACCAAACTGAgcggggaaaaagggaaataatcATAAAAATGTGCTGGGGAGCAGTCAGGCCACCCCCAAGTTCCACCACGTGCcctcctgccagagctccatcccgctcacagcagtgctgaggatgggaaaaaggttttaaggacaattccagctgctccctaagctgtgtccccaagtgccacatcctttaaacccctccagggacggtgacaCCAGCAGGGGTGGTCACCACCCACTGGAAACAACTGTTGAGGTCTTCAGCTAGTTAAAATACCGGTGTTAAAACAAGCATGATGAGTGGTATCATGAGAATTAGTTCAGAAGAAACTGTTCCACAGCTTTTTAAACtctgtttcacaaagcctggaaaagctggaCGTTTGAAAACAGACTGCTCAGGCTCTCGTGGGGCAGGAAAAGTTGGACATTTAAAAACAGACTTCAGGCTCTCACAGGGCAGTGAAAGCTGGACATTTAAAAGCGGACTTCAGGCTCTCACAGAGCAGTGAAAGCTGGACATTTAAAAGCAGACTTCAGGCTCTCACAGAGCAGTGAAATCTGGATATTTAAAGCAGACCGTACACGCTCTCATGGGGCAGTGATGCTGGAAAACCCTTCCAGATGAGAAATCAAACCTGAACCCCCCCGGAGCATCTCAgggctgtttcctctcatcctggCACTGGGAGAAGAGCCAGAGCCACGGCTCCCCGCTGCCAGCACCTCTTCTGAGGGATTTTAGAGCGGGAAGCTCCGCCGAGCGCCGGCTCACCTGGTAGACGCTGTTGGGGTTGCTGACGGTGGGGATGGCCCTGGGCTCCCTGCTGAAGCTCTCCTCATCCGAGGAGGTGCCCGAGTGATAGTccagggctgccctgcccaCGGCCAGGCTGATCAGCTGGGGCAGCTCGGGGTTCTGGCGCCCATGGAAGTGTGCCACGGTGAAGGGCCGGCTCCTCTCGCCGTACCTGCAACGCCGGCAGGTGAGCGCCTGGGGCCGGCTCACCCCAAAAACCAGCCAAACCCTCCTGGGCCGGGTTTGGGCCCGTGGAACAGCCGCCCTGGGGGGTCTGTCAGCCCCTCAGAGGCTCACCTGCAGCACACCTCGAAGGGATCCACCCACAGCGTCATCTCCTTGGGCAAGCCCAGCGTGTTGAAGTCCACGTCGCTCTCGGCGCACGCCTGCTCCAGCAGGGGATCCCGAGCCTGGTGCTGGTTGATCCTGATGCACCTGGGGAGCGGCACAGCGCAGCTGGGGCGGGGATCTGGCCGCAGATTTGGGGGTTCTGCTCGTGCAGAGCGCGCCCAGAAGCTCTCTTTGCGGCCTCAGCACTTTTTTTAAGGTCTCACTTAGAGCCCCGAGCAGCAATTCAGCCTCCCAGGCTGATTTATCAGCTCCAAACACGACTTGGCTTTTCGTTCTCATCAATAGCTGATGCAGCAAGTTGCTGCTCTAAGTGCTTAAAACAGAACCGTCCCAAAAAGTCACTTTAAGACCACTTGAATTCTGCATCCTGGCAGTCAGAGGCTGCTTGAGACACTTACCTGAAGACTTCTACCTCAGTTCTCTAATCACACAtttacaggtaaaaaaaaaaaggtattttcacCAATTAATAATTCCACTTCAGTTCTCTAATGCCAcatttacagggaaaaaaaacaccaccaagtTATTTTCACCAATTAATCATTCTCCCTTCAAGCTTAAGGGGTATTCTGCTTATTTTACAtcatttatttcactttagGGCCTTCAGGAAATATTTGCATCGTTTATTTCACTTGAGGGcctgcaggggctgctcctTGAATGCCAGCCCAAGGCTCCAGGTCCTTCCCCTCTCACCTGAAGGCTTGGCCTCGGGATGGATTGTCCAGGTACCAGTGATTTTTGTACTTCTCAAACAGGATCGTGGTCAGCCTCGCTGCAAACTTCTCCATTTTGTGCTTGCTCAGCTTGTCCTCCCTCTTCGCCAGCTTTGTGATGAAGAAAACCGTGGCAGCAATTTCATCTTTCATCTTCAGCTGCGGCGCAGAaggtgcagcagagctggaacacCACACCAGAGAGATTTAATAGCATTAAGGCACTATCAGGTTCCAAGAACTGATGCTGCAAAACCTGCACAAGCCAGGATAGACAGAGCCTGGATGAGCCTGTGTGCCAAACAGCAGATTAAATTCAGTTTGGGATATTCAAACCAGCTCAATGCATTACTAGAAGGCACCTGCACTAAGCAAGTTAAGAGAGAACATTAAAATATAACAGCTCTTATTTGTCACATACACTACAAGCAGCAGACCTTACAAACACACAGCTATTCTTgtaaaaaaagaccaaaaatatCACCTTTTTACAGCAGAGCCAGTAAAAACTTGAggaaaacccccacaaacagcCTAAAGAGGCACCAAGAAAGCAGGTAAAACACCAAAAGGCCCTGGAGCATTTACACCAAAGAAACCCCAACACCCAAAAAGCTCCCCCCTCTTACCCTGGTGGGGATTGGTCAGGTTTTTATGGAACAGGAATCATGTGGAGCTGAGGGATGTAAGAGCATTCAggtgtgcagcagctgcaggtgtgTGATAGGTTAATTAACAACCTGCTCCAGAGATATTCCCAATCTCCTTGGCTTTATTCCAACATCAGTTCCCTCTTTTAGGGTGATTTACTCGATTCCATTCTGAATTCCGTTGTGTCCATCAGTGTAGCCCATAAATCCCCGTGGAATATTTAACATTCACCACGAGGAAAACAGCACCAGGCTTATTAATTAATGATCAGCGTTGTGCTGGACTGCTTCTAGCAGACTTCCCGGGATTATTTGCCACCTGAAACCTTCACATTTGGTGTTCCTTGTTTAGAAAACAGCTTGATTCTGGATTTATCACGTCACTGATCTGAAGGCACAAATTGTGTCCCTAAACCCCACATTCCTGGCTATTCCTGGGTTTCACCTCTCTCCTCTcacacagctccttccctcgtgctttaatttctttctgcatcAAACACAcgcacaaaaataaaaaataaaaaaattatttattataaaaaataaataaaaagccaaGGCTTTCAgtagaaattctgcttttaaggGATGAGTAACAAAGCACAAACAGCCCCATATCCCCTCAGTTCCTTTGTCTCACATATCAGAACAACTCCTCAGCGAGTGGGGACCTTTCCCTTTCCATGAGCACTCAAAACAGAAACCAGAGTCTGAGACAGAGAAGGGATCCTCAGAAAAACTTCCaggttgttgggggtttttttgtttgtctttggttttttttcctctgacatagaaggaaaagaatgtgTAGCTATTGATATAAAAACAGAACCCCCAGTGTTGTGACCACAGGGTTCCCTCACCCCACGTTCCTGGGGTGACACACGAGGATTTTGTTCCCTGCAAAACCCCGAGTGATTCCTCCCTTTTTCATGGAGGaaaggagggcagggacagcctgcTCTGGGAGTTCTGGGGAGTGCTGCGGGAGGACAGGAAACCGCTGCTGGGAAGAATTTCCTCACAGCGTTTTCTGACTCTGTCTGCATCCAGAATTAGCTCTGGAGCATTCTTGGACAGCCAAACTGGCTTTTCGTGCCTGAGGGCTGAGTTTTATTCTGGACattaaatttcctttaaaaacgTCATTCCCTGGGCTGAGCGGATTCCCTTGCAATCACTGCAGCCACATcagtttttctgtgattttaaaaatttgttccGTGGtgagatgtaaaaaaaaaaccccaaaaaatttCTCAAGTGTCTTTAAAGTTTTGATCGCATTGATTTTGCTGCAGTGTGGCTGAACTGCAGGAGAAGGGGGATGTTACCCAAAAACTGGAGGCAACCACCACAGACCTGTGGGTTTTTAACGGAGCTGACGAAATCGGTGTCCAGGGAAATGTCAAAGAGCAAGATTTGCCACTTCAAAAATGATGGGTGATGAACataattctaatttttaaaGTCCTTCCCAGTAAGTTTAGTCCCAGTAAGTTTATTTCCTGCACAACCCCAGGCACACAGATTGGGATCCTTCTATGGATGATTTTGTCTTTCTGGCCAAAGTCTGGATGTTAAGTCTGATTTCTTTGATTTCgtgctgcttttcctcaatATCCGATTGTCACCTAACAAAAAACACAGCCTCTTCCTCTCAACCTTGATTTCCTTTCATTCTTGAGCCACCCAAGCTAAAGCAGCATTCCCAGTGCAAAACCAGCAGGAGGCACGGTGGGGactccatcccctgccctggggtggATAATTGGATCATCATTTCTGACCCTGCCACGTCTCAGCCTCAGGAATTCCCCAGGCACCGTCCTGTCCCAAAAGCCAGGGTGGTTTGGGTCAGGCAGAGacacaggatgggctttggagGCTTAAACCAGCACTTCCAGGGTTTCCCCTGCGAGTGGGAAAATTCTGTGGCAAAGGAGTGAAGGGCTGGAATCCACAAGGGACGTGGGAGGGAAGCCTGGatccctcctccacctccttgTGCCGGGCTCCTGGCTCCCACAGGTAATGCAGAAACTGCAGGTGAGCAGCAAACAAAGCCCTCACCTGAGAAACCAGCCCCGCAGGGAGGTGGCTTCTCCTGGATGATGAGAGGCAGGAGCTCAAATTCTACACATTTGCCCCAGCAAACACGGGAAGAGTTAGGCCAAGTTCCCAGGAATTCGCCCAGCTGGCTCTGATTGTTCAAACTGTGGTTGGTACAGAAGCTCTGAGAACTTATTTAGCTTGGTATTTCTAATGTCGTGCAGGAGTTCAAGCATTTTGTCCCGTTAATGtcacagaaagcagaacagCAGAGGGTGATTCTGGCACCCCACTGCAATGGCAAGAAAATTTGGCTCCTTTAATTAGAGAAATTCATTCCCAGTGCTGTCAGTTGTCACTGACTGGAAGAAAAACCAGCCCTGGGTGCTGTGTTTGGGTAATaactgcagaggaagaaaacgTCTGAACCAAAACTGGCACAGCCCATGCCAAAGAGAGAGAGATCCATTAAAGAGCAGCCAGCAAGTTGTGCTCCcactcagccccagctgcatCCAAAACAGGAACTGTTTTCATCCCAGCAGATTTAGCAAAACGCAGGATGGACAGCCAAGTGTTCTGACTGCGAGATAAACGAGGAGATATTTGTGCCTTTTGTGAAATGGTGCTGTTTTAATCCTTGTTAGGAACAGGGATAAAAAGCCAAACCACTGAAAATCAGTGCCTGGATATCCATGAGGTGATCCAGAGCTCGCTGGAACCGGGGGAAATATTCCCAAAGCCTTTAGTGGGACTGAAATCAGGCCCCCAGCTCCAACATTCTTACCCAGATTAAATGAGGCGTCCCCTGGGTCAGCAGGCAAGCCCAGGCTTGAGCCACGAACGGACAGACCCAGGCACAGTTTCTGTAGTAACTGCAGCCCAAAGCAAGAGCAAACACAGCTCCCCTAAACACACCCTGGCAGGAGCCACCCCTCCAGGActctttttttgccattttcctgctttaaagGATGGAAATAAAGAAACCAAGTGCAGCTTGCCAGTGGCAATCTCCCCCCTGCAAGCcatttggtttttgtgggtgaTGGATGGCGGGCAGCTCCTCCAGGTAAGCAGCTGCAGTTCGTAGATATTGATATAAAAATCAGACAGCCTGAGCGATTTCCATTTGGGTGACAATCTGCTGAGGGAAAAGCTGGCATTTGTTTGGTCACTGTCCTGGTGACAGTCAGAAGCACCAATTCCGTGCACCCCTAAGTCAGAGGGCAGAAGAACCCTTGTGCCCGGAGGTTATAAACTTACACACCTGTACTTAAACCATGCAGCCTctgaaaaagagaattattttggGGTTGGAGCGAACCAGAAGCTGATTACAATCACTACCACAAAAATTTCAAGGGTTTGAGTACCCCATATTTAGAAGTAGAATTTAATTTAAGATTTTCTGatttaagcaataaaataaacccGAAACCCCCATCGGCGTTGATCCAGGATGTTCTAAAATTAAACAACAAGGACTGCAGAGCTACCTGGGTTTATTTTATGGAGCCCAAGAGAGGTAACTCTTTAAATTTTCTGGGTTTCCTCGCTCTGTTTGTGTGCCACGATTGTGAGAGCTGAAAATCGAGGGCGGGCTGAAAATCAAGGACAAGCTGAAGATCAAGGGCGAGCAGAGAAATGTTCGGGCAGACCCCAAGATCCAGGGGCAGAGGTGCAGGAGGCGAAGAtgagctggcacagcacaggacaCTCATCCCTGTGAGCCGCTTCTCTGCCTTCTGGGCATTCCTGGTGGGAATTAAAccgggctggagccccaggggCCACCAGgagtgccagcagtgccaccccGGCCGGGCTCAGCCTCGCCCGGAGCCGTTTGGGTGGGAATCCCGAGCTGGGGGTGTGTTCCCAGTGTTGACTTGGCCCATGGAAACCTCTCCTGCAACACAAagctgccggggccggggccacCTGCGCTGTGCCCAGGTCCCCCTGGCAGGGTGGCCATGGTGACAGCGGGTACACAAAGCTCCCAGCCGTGGGCTCACCCACGGACACTCCGAGCCGGGAGCCCCACGGGGAAAGATGGGAGCATCCCCAGGGGAATTCTGCCAGGGAAATGTGGCCTGGGGAAGGCAAGAGGGAAGAATCCAcccattttcctccttcccGTGAAATGGTTTTTGTCCAAACGCCGTCCTTATGGGGATTATTCCAAGGTAAGCTGCTTGTGGGGTAAGTCCTGAGTTCTTTAAGGCAAAAGTTGTTTTGTGGAAGTTCTTGGTTTGCAGGCAGTGTAGTTAGCTGATTGTATCCACAATTCCACAATCACTAACTTCACTGCCATCAAAACAAGGCACAGCATTCCCCGCTCCAACCTCGGCCTGGGAACTCCCAATTTCCTTATTCCCACTGCAAAATCATGAATAATGTGATTTCTTTGCAGCCTTGTTTCCAGGATTTTACCTGCCCACAGCAGCGTGAGGTACATGTTGGTAATATGAAGTGAAATCTTGGATTCCTTGAAGCTGGTGCTAAAATCCTCAGGACCAAGAATCCTGTctgttatttaaattattaatttactCTACACTTAATTATTAATACACATGGACtaggatttgggtttttttaggttgcATCCTGCCAGACATCAATAATTCtcatttgttttccatgttttattAAGCAAGGTAAGTGAAGGGAGTTTTGAACAATGATTAAATATTAAACTCACCGTAGGTAtaagtttgttttgctttgttttgttttttccctgacCGCTTAGCTCAACTAAGGATTTTAATTGGAGAAAATAATGACTAATGCCAGAACTTGCTTCTTTTTGCGAGAAAAAGCAGGGGTGAAAGGCTCTGCCCTCAGCCTGGTTGCCAGGCAGTGTGGTTAGCTGATTGCCCAAAGCAACAATCACTAGCCACACAGCCAGGTAAAAAGGTCTGGAACGCCGGGATGGGAATTTGGGAGCAGGAATCAGACCCACAGCAGTTCTGAGGACACAAGGCAGGAGCATCGATAGGCAggacagtgaaataaaacaagTGCTGCGTTCCTGCCAAGCCGATTTCCCTGCTGATCCCCCTCTCTTACAGCTCATTTCCACTAAAAACCGGGAGGATAAAATGGATTTTGgagttttttcttctccaaattcGCAGGCTTTGACCTGGACTTGTCTGAGCCTTCCCCAGGCCTCTGTTCTCACATTTCCCTCCATTTATTCTTgctgaagaaatgaaattaaggCCTGTGGTGTCAGCTCTTTCCCATCCTTGGAGAAGCTGGACTGGAGTGAAAATGGCCTGAAAGAAGATGGAAACTCCTGCTGGAGCCCCAGTTAGTGACCTGGCTAATTAGTGTGCCCCACCATCAACAGAGCTGCCGCAGGTAAAGCAATCTCAGGCAAACCTAACacagaaattccattttctgcCTGACTCCGCAATtatcctttttttattattattatttttctaattttactGAAGCTCTCCCagttttcagcagagctggcttCGGGAGCCAGGCCTGGCAGAGCAATCTGCAggaggtgctgagctctgcaAGCCTTTCCTGCGAGTCAGCAATCCCCCTTTCCCCATCAATAATCCCGAAAGGAATCTCATCCATCGCCATCCATTAGTCTGCTCTGaactctg includes:
- the BTG4 gene encoding protein BTG4 yields the protein MKDEIAATVFFITKLAKREDKLSKHKMEKFAARLTTILFEKYKNHWYLDNPSRGQAFRCIRINQHQARDPLLEQACAESDVDFNTLGLPKEMTLWVDPFEVCCRYGERSRPFTVAHFHGRQNPELPQLISLAVGRAALDYHSGTSSDEESFSREPRAIPTVSNPNSVYQFGDFCKAPPQAWWQYLHRRPHVAEGSHFGQHRGYRSCKPPAALAGPRVDRYHWINTRSQLLVVP